AGGGTATTTGAGTGATATGCGCTGCATGAGAGGGAGAAACCAATGTCTCACGTGGTTTGAAGTCCGAAGCTTGAAGGCAAGCACACATGGATGAGTCAAAGTGGAGCATACTACTGCCGGTAAGGAGGTGAGGGAAGGTATGGTACAATCATAGTTTGTTTGAGAAGATCCCAGGGCTAGCCACTAGGGCCCATCTGCAGCCGCTCCTGCTTATGCTGGGCCAGCCACTGTAAGATCTGTTGCTTCAGCTCCTCGTTGGGCCGGATCTGATCCATTGTGAGTGGACTGCGGTTGAACGGGTCTGTCTGATCACTGTAGGGAAATGAAAATTGATACTCAATATCGTACAAAAAAACGTGATCTCGGGCCGTATGTTTCAAGACTGCTGATTTAGgaccagttttgccttttagataacAATGAATAAGACTACACGGAcaggggggggacctgatcctagatcagcactcctattctgagatGCTTGATGCATGCAGTCCCTGGAATAAACCAGCAGCACGTAGACATGCTACTCCTAAGGGATCACTCACCTGAGTAAATGCCGTGCTATGGTCGAGCGATCAACCGTGACATTGGAGGAGGGGAGCAGCACAGGGTCGAGCATCAGTGTAGACATAATGGGGTCCAGGAAGTCGTCTGGGGCGTCCGCGTACGTTTCCTCATCCTGCAGCTGTCGGTCTGCATGAGACTaagacaggagacaggcagaAGTTATTCATTTAGGGTCATGGTATGGAGAGGGCATAGTGGTACAGTGTAAGGTGATTTTATACAGATCTAACCTTTATTTTGTCAGCAAGGAGACCGAAACCAACAATAACTTCTCCGGGCTTGTTGATCTTCTTCAGGACTCGGACAGTCTGAGAGAAGAGCGTGGGAGAGTAGGAGCGCCCGTCTTTTGGGACAGTGGCACAGAAATTCTCTTCATCACTGCCGAAGAGAAAACAGACATTGTTAGAGTCACTAGAAACCAAATAGCCCCCTTATATGCCACACATGGATTCAAATTGtacttttaaaaaaaaggttGAACTAATTTAGCTATGCTTGCCTGGCACAATTGAACCATCCAAAACATGCAAACACCAcccacctggcactccaggcaaACGCTCAAAATATTTGATCGGCTGAAGAAGTACAGATGGAAAAAGCAAGGGAATTTCAACCCAGAACAACTTCTGAGCCTTGTATTAGCCTTGAAATACTGCCTTTTTGAAACGTACCCCAGGTTAAGGTAGATGGTGCAGATATCGGAGACCAGTTGTTGAGGCTTGAAGTCAAACTCGCTGAAGTCTTTCACCTTCAGGGCGCCCATCTTGGGGCCAACCAGGTGCTGCAGGAAGTGGTTGAGCATGGAGATGATCCTCTCGGCCATGAAAGGGTGCACAAAAATACACTTGATCTCTGGGATATCATGGAGAGGGAGAAGCGAGTAGGAGTTTCAatatattcatatatacagtgtacaaaacacatgctctttccatgacagatcaaccaggtgaatccaggtgaaagctatgatcccttattgatgtcacttgttaaatccacttcaatcagtgtagaagaaggggaggagatcggttaaataagtatttttaacccttgagacaaggattgtgaatgtgtgccattcagagggtgaatgggcaagacaaaatatttaagtgcctttgaacggggtatggtagtaggtgccaggcacaccaatttgagtgtcaagaactgcaacgctgagcctcccaggtggcgcagtggtctaaggcacttaatcgcagtgctagctgtgccaccagagattctgggttcgagcccaggctctgtcgcagccggccgcccatggggcggcacacaattcgcccagcatcatctgggttagggagggtttggccgacagggaaatccttgtctcatcgcgcactagccactcctgtggcgggccgtgcgcagtgcacgctgaccaggtgtacggtgtttcctccgacacatgggtgcggctggcttccgggttggatgggcattgtgtcaagaagcagtgtggcttggttgggttgtgtttcggaggacacatgtaGTAGAGGCTGGTGAGGTGAGAACGACTCTTAGTAATGGTCGGAATGGAATGGTATAAAGCGTATAGAAACCGTGTGCTTGATATCATTCGTTGATTCCATTCCaggcattacaatgagcccgtctgCCGATTTAAAGTGTCATCAGCCACTACTGAGATGGATATAAGTCAACTAAGTCAATGCTAGTAATGTCCTTTTCATAAAACgaaggctctcgaccttcgcctctccagagtccgtaccggagttgcagcgatgagacaattggaaaccacgaaattggggagaaaaaaggggtaaaaaatataaataaattaaaaagaactgcaactctgctgggtttttcatgctcaacagtttcccatgtgtatcaagaatggtccaccacccaaaggacatcaaaccaacttgacacaactgtgggaagaattggcgtcaacatgggccagcatccctgtggaatgcgttagacaccttgtagagtccatgccccgacaaattaaggctgttctgagggcaaaagggggggggggtgtaactcaatatgagaaaggtgttcctaatgttttgtatcctcagtgtacaacacaGTGCCATCAAATATAAAGTATTGCCATTTACCTTAAACAGGGCAAACTCTTAATTCTGCTCAATGAATTGGACAATGatgtctaaaatatatatatttgttttaaataCACAAACACCCATAGTTTGTGTAGCTCTAGGTCGAGACGCATGTCCAAGACATTATCCACTCATTGTTTTCCATTCATCCTCCCTCTTCAACTAACCCGATGTGAGGAAAGCCAGTGTGCCGATGGTCTCGTTGGACATGATGTTATGGAAGCGTGCCAGCTGTCCCAACATATGCAAACTGGACTCCTTCTCCCTGAGGGCATCAGGAGCCAGGCCCTCCCACTCGCCATGGTCCTTCTCCAGCTGCAGAAGCTTAATCTTGCTCAGGTACTACCACAGAAAAGGATCAGATCAGAGGGAAGTAGTGAGAAAATCGGACCGAGTTTAAAACGTGGGATCTTCGGATAAACCAGGGAATacacaactagattcagccgaggGCCAATTTCTTCTTCAGCGGATGGTCAGGCGGCCGGAACATAATaataaatcatttgtagactgcaaattgactgcaagaagcccaaacagacatattttatttaaacataataatttcaaatcttgcttacatttgtacacGATCACATATACATTAACTCTCTATTgtgtgtgggaatactttggaacagatttctaAAAATCAAAACCAATTGGAGCTGATTTGCGgatgtttttacagtcttttaggtcccccaaaaaatgaataaaaagatAGATCAGTAGAGGCTGGTGAGGTGAGGACGACTCTTAGTAATGGTCGGAATGGAATGGTATAAAACGTATAGAAACTATGTGCTTAGTACCATTCTTTGATTCCATTTCaggcattacaatgagcccgtctgCCGATTTAAAGTGTCATCAGCCACTACTGAGATGGATATAAGTCAACATAAGTCAACGCTAGGAATGCCCTTTTCATAAAACAAGCAAGAAACGCTGACAGTTTCTCACCTGTATAGCTTCGTCGAGTAGGAAGATGGCGTCGTTCATCAGGAGATTCAGATACCGCAGGAAGAGTGGAGGATTCATGGCCTCGAGGTTCTCGGATGCATAAACAGCAAGACTCTGAAGTGAACAACATTCCACATAAGAATTTCGGGGCATTATggtgcagaactgaaaagcaaTAGCCATGTGTTTTCTGCATTCTTCAATAAGGACTACTCTAAATGTGGTACCATCTAAATAACTGAGAAAAAAAGGGAAACAAGCTTGCCTTAAtgctctctctgtagctctctttCCCCCACATGAACTTGAGGATGGGATACATAGGTCTCCTGTAGTTGAACTTCTGTTCAAACTGGTGAGGGTCACCTGAGGAGAAAAGTCAATAACATACAAGTCACATGCATGCACTTGAGCTTCATTACAAAGGTTTAGattctaacacacacaaaaacatgtgcgcaagacacacacactaaacccacCAGTGAACTCAATGTCCACAAACACAGCAATGAGTGCCTCAGCCAGGTGAGGTGCATGGTGGTAGGAGCAGAAGACCCTTTGACGCTGGAACATGATTGGCTGGGCTGTGCCAGCCGACGCCGGTTCCATGTGGGGCATCACCGCCTCCAGCACCTCTGCCAGCTTCGCCCGCAAATGAGGGTTCTTCATCCTGGGTACATGGGTAAAGAGTAACACAATAGGAACATCGATGAGTCCGAATGGTAGACGCATTTACCCCTTAGGAATATCACATCCAGAAGAGTGACTTATAACAGCCAATGGCTATccacaattgagatgtacaataCCCTGAGGACTGTttactaccgttcaaatgttttgggtcacttagaaatgtccttgcaaAATTAAtcggaaatatagtcaagatgttgacaaggttataaataataatATTGTCCTTCAAACATTGCTTTCATCAAAGAATCctcaatttgcagcaattacagccttgtagacctttggcattctagttgtcaatttgttgaggtaatctgaagaggtTTCagccccatgcttcctgaagcacctcccacaagttggattggcttctTACGTActatacggtcaagctgctcccacaacagctcaatagggttgagatgttactgtgctggccactccattatagacagaataccagctgcgTCTTCCCTAAATAATTaatgcatagtttggagctgtgctttgggtcattgtcctgttgtacgtggaaattggctccaaataagcgccgtccacagggtatggcatggcgttgcaaaatggagtgatagctttccttcaagatcccttttaccctgtacaaatctcccactttaccaccaccaaagcaccccagaCCATCAAAtagcctccaccatgcttgacagatgacATCAAGCACTGCTCTAGCTTCTTTTCATTTCATCTCAAAAATGTTATTCTTTGTGATTCgtacacctcaaacttagatttgtctgtccataaccattttttccaatcttcctctgtctagggtctgttcttttgcccatcttaaccttttatttttattggccagtctgagatatggctttttctttgcaactctgcctagaaggccagcatcccggagtcgccacttcactgttgacgtttagactggtgttttgcgggtactatttaatgaagctgccagttgaggacttgatgCATCGGTTCCTAAAACTAGacatgtacttgtcctcttgctcagttgtgcaccggggccacccactctttctattctggttagagccagtttgcgctgttctgtgaaaggagtagtacacagcgttgtacgagttcttcagtttcttagcaatttcttgcatggaatagcctttatttctcagaacaagaacagactgacaagttccagaagaaagttctttgtttctggccattttgagcctgtaatcgaacccacaaatgctgatgctccagacactcaactagtctaaagatgtactgattaaagaagcaataaaactgtcaaacagttttcagctgtgctaacataattgcaaaatgattttctaatgatcattcagccttttaaaattataaacttggattagttaacacaacgtgccatttggaacacaggagtgatggttgctgataatgggcctctgtacacctatgtagatattccatgaaaaatctgccatttccagctacaataatcatttacaacattaacaaatgtctacactgtatttctaatcaatttgatgttattttaaacggaccaaaaaatgagcttttctttcaacaaaaaaaacaaggaaatgtatAAATGACCCCAAAGTTTTGAAAAgtagtgtatgtacagtgccttgcgaaagtattcggcccccttgaattttgAAAAGTGTGatgaataaaaacatataccaatttaatttaaggaccaaagAACTGACAGCTGTGCAATATAAATTAAGctatagttgggaagagattttcgatgtacccattccatggcacatggtttatgaattgatacgcaaaacaacgccagattcaaaacttcacatttttcaatttaaattactatacaaaattcttgcaactaatataatgttatatacagtggggagaacaagtacagtgccttgcgaaagtattcggcccccttgaactttgcgaccgtttgccacatttcaggcttcaaacataaagatataaaactgtatttttttgtgaagaatcaacaacaagtgggacacaatcatgaagtggaacgacatttattggatatttcaaacttttttaacaaatcaaaaactaaaaaattgggcgtgcaaaattattcagcccccttaagttaatactttgtagcgccaccttttgctgcgattacagctgtaagtcgcttggggtatgtctctatcagttttgcacatcgagagactgattttcccattcctccttggagctcgagctcagtgaggttggatggagagcatttgtgaacagcagttttcagttctttccacagattctcgattggattcaggtctggactttgacttggccattctaacacctggatatgtttatttttgaaccattccattgtagattttgctttatgttttggatcattgtcttgttggaagacaaatctccgtcccagtctcaggtcttttgcagactccatcaggttttcttccagaatggtcctgtatttggctccatccatcttcccatcaattttaaccatcttccctgtccctgctgaagaaaagcaggcccaaaccatgatgctgccaccaccatgtttgacagtggggatggtgtgttcagctgtgttgcttttacgccaaacataacgttttgcattgttgccaaaaagttcaattttggtttcatctgaccagagcaccttcttccacatgtttggtgtgtctcccaggtggcttgtggcaaactttaaacaacactttttatggatatcgttaagaaatggctttcttcttgccactcttccataaaggccagatttgtgcaatatacgactgattgttgtcctatggacagagtctcccacctcagctgtagatctctgcagttcatccagagtgatcatgggcctcttggctgcatctctgatcagtcttctccttgtatgaactgaaagtttagaaggacggccaggtcttggtagatttgcagtggtctgatactccttccatttcaatattatcgcttgcacagtgctccttgggatgtttaaagcttgggaaatctttttgtatccaaatccggctttaaacttcttcacaacagtatctcggacctgcctggtgtgttccttgttcttcatgatgctctctgcgcttttaacggacctctgagactatcacagtgcaggtgcatttatacgaagacttgattacacacaggtggattgtatttatcatcattagtcatttaggtcaacattggatcattcagagatcctcactgaacctctggagagagtttgctgcactgaaagtaaaggggctgaataattttgcacgcccaatttttcagtttttgatttgttaaaaaagtttgaaatatccaataaatgtcgttccacttcatgattgtgtcccacttgttgttgattcttcacaaaaaaatacagttttatatctttatgtttgaagcctgaaatgtggcaaaaggtcgcaaagttcaagggggccgaatactttcgcaaggcactgtaccaggaTACATGAATATTATGCACAAACATTTGGCCTGGTACTGTGTGTACGCACGGGTGAACTCaatgcctccccctctcttccccctacctCTCCACGTTTCCCATGAACACAGTGATGAAGTTGAGGACCTGCTCCAAGCTGTCGGCAGAAGACTCCAGGACCTCGTCGGCGAAGCGGCggaggaagacaaagaaatcTCCCAAGTTCTCCGCAAAGAACTCTGCAGACGTACAAGAATCCTTTTGATAACCAACCCCTCTTAGTAGTCGTAATAAACTCTCtcccagaggaggctggtgggaggggcTACATGAGGACGGGCACTTTttaaatggctggaatggagtcaaacacgTTGTTTCCGTGTGTTTGGtgtttccattcattccattccagcaataacaatgagcccgtcctcctatagctactcccgccagcctcctctgctctctacttGTGTTATTCTCTCACAATTCTTCTATAGCCCTGTCATTGGGCAAATTATTATTCTTTTTGCTGTTATTTagcacagtggttcccaacctttaaTGAACCGTGGCACATCTTGATGGGATAAAACAATTCTGTGGCACACCTAAAATGGCCCTATTAATTAATTTAGTGGTAACGACCGCCATCTTATCTGATCCTTCATCATCGATTTTCCGTGACAAACATTCTTTTATAGATTAAATGGGGATTATTTGAACTAGGTTTTTTATAGTACCTTACTCATGATGACTCATTTGTGTGTACCCCTTTAAGAGGGTCCCGCAATCTGCGcagggaaaaataaataaataaatactcttAAAATACTGTAGGTCTTAAGTTTTGAAAGGTTTGAGCTAGAGACGAGCGTTtttctgcattgtaaaggtgCAACCACAGCCACAAAGCCATGTTCCGTTTGTTTCTATGGCAGAGGCTGTGGTACAGCTAAGACTTGCCTGTGCTAATGGTTCTCACAGTCGAAGTTAAATGATACAAAATGACTTTGCTCGTGATGCCGGCCCCTCAAAAAAGATACAAATGTAACAGCCTGAGAGAACTGGACTTGAAACAACGATACAGATGAAACCATGTGCCATTCAATGTATTATCTGAGCGGCACTGGTGCTCCCACTCCACAGGTCATGTTTATAAGTGAGTGTTCCAACACAATGATCAAGATTAGGAAGCCATTTACGGCACACCTGGTTGAAAACCACTGATTTAGCACCTCCATTGTACGCACTGACTGCAGGTCAGCATAAGAGCATCTGTCAAATGACTGAAAACGTGATGTCAAGGTTGATGGCGCAACATTGAAAAGAAAGTTGGAGTTGTTGATGGCCTTTTCTGCTCATGGGGCGATTGGTCTAAGGAAGTAAGTAAACAAGCCAGGTTGACGGAAAGCTTCACCTGCAATGACTGTGATACTTGGTTGTCTTTCCTACCTTAGTTAAATACTCTGACTAagtcgcaaaaaaaaaaaaagtctaaatGACGAAGCGGTAGAGAGGGGTAGCTACCTGGCATGTGACAGAGCAGGCTGTTGTGTAGCGGCGGCAGGGGGAAGGAGAGCTGGGCGTGCTCGGGCCCCTGGTTGCTGAGGCCCAGTTGAACCAGGAGTGTGGCGCTGGACGCCTGCAGGTTGAGGCAGCACTGCAGCATGCCCGGCTGGGTGGCTGCTGCCTTGGTCGACAGGTAGACCGTCATGAGGCGCTCGAACTGCTCGCGGAGCTGCTCGGCCGCCGGGCCGCCCGTGAGCTGGGCCTCCCGCCACGTACCCTGCAGCCGGTGGAGCGACTGGTTCATCTTCACCATCTGCTCGTGGAGTCTAGGGAGAAGCAAGAAGACACAATACAACTTTCTTAACCATATGTCACAGGGAACAATTGAAATTTGTCAAGGTCCAGTTCACaacgttagatacagtacatattgCTCAGCTGTTATGAAGGAGAACACTGAGATGTTATCACAAGT
This genomic interval from Oncorhynchus clarkii lewisi isolate Uvic-CL-2024 chromosome 27, UVic_Ocla_1.0, whole genome shotgun sequence contains the following:
- the LOC139386101 gene encoding ubiquitin conjugation factor E4 A-like, with translation MTDQGNNNQNISRNPFAALFSSLADAKQFASGQKPPLHHGEPPSEDSEGSQSESENSDSIEDNDDSVAEISRSFLSRQELCEQLNINHMIQRIFLITLDNSDPSLRGGNGIPPRCVFLEEMAAEMDGQDWLDMDNIEQALFNRLLMLEPGNHLIYMTSCNAVNLSADRDAGDKCAIPFLYACYQRAKEEVTKVPEKLLSYAVRCKNLTVSNTRTVLLTPEIYIRQNVYEQLLDLLLEGVGGAQLDEVVEFVEEVIAGLLADQEVRTFSEVIGPVLDIFQGRVKDLDLCQLLLFSYLDLLLYFSRQKDIATVLVEHIQPKDPNNGLQYQKTLLGTVLSISCLLKTPGVVEGHGFFLNPSRSSPQEMKVQESNIHQFMGQFHDKLHQLLKNLLQQSGETRHLLLSWLGGCLQANGGRTKIWANQMPEIFFQMYASDAFFLNLGAALLKLCQPFCRLRSPKLLTFNPTYCALKELSEEERRNRNVHARGLDKETCLVPLPPQQSVEYAQSYSLLTENLILTQMTLHLGFHRLHEQMVKMNQSLHRLQGTWREAQLTGGPAAEQLREQFERLMTVYLSTKAAATQPGMLQCCLNLQASSATLLVQLGLSNQGPEHAQLSFPLPPLHNSLLCHMPEFFAENLGDFFVFLRRFADEVLESSADSLEQVLNFITVFMGNVERMKNPHLRAKLAEVLEAVMPHMEPASAGTAQPIMFQRQRVFCSYHHAPHLAEALIAVFVDIEFTGDPHQFEQKFNYRRPMYPILKFMWGKESYRESIKSLAVYASENLEAMNPPLFLRYLNLLMNDAIFLLDEAIQYLSKIKLLQLEKDHGEWEGLAPDALREKESSLHMLGQLARFHNIMSNETIGTLAFLTSEIKCIFVHPFMAERIISMLNHFLQHLVGPKMGALKVKDFSEFDFKPQQLVSDICTIYLNLGDEENFCATVPKDGRSYSPTLFSQTVRVLKKINKPGEVIVGFGLLADKIKSHADRQLQDEETYADAPDDFLDPIMSTLMLDPVLLPSSNVTVDRSTIARHLLSDQTDPFNRSPLTMDQIRPNEELKQQILQWLAQHKQERLQMGPSG